Proteins encoded in a region of the Gaiellales bacterium genome:
- a CDS encoding MFS transporter — MAGSTITRGLRGYRDLLVEPGVARVVGWGLIARAPIGMVALAMVLLLRGEGRSYADAGLVSAAEAVAFAVASPISGRLIDRRTPALVLAAYGIAFPVALVAVMGLVVSNAPLWAIMGAAACAGIVFPPIAPTVRMLWPSLVGPELQPSAFALEATLQEVLFVSGPLVVGALAGIAGPKAGVLAAAGVSLVGVLGFAATSPVRRHRHHHGEHHAGHLLRALTPPAVRRVVAFSVCYGLAFGAVEVAMPAFAEDHGGRSLGSVCLAAWSAGSLAGGLLAAGHRPVDPPRRLRLISALFAAGLLLPLLAWSVPAMAVVMFLAGLPIAPSFALTYGMVQAAALPGTQAEVFGWLSTAIVIGVAAGAALGGSLITGVGTSASLALGIGGALAAVVVAAASVHRPAPA; from the coding sequence GTGGCCGGTTCCACCATCACCCGCGGGCTCCGCGGCTACCGTGATCTGCTCGTCGAGCCGGGCGTCGCCCGTGTCGTCGGCTGGGGGCTGATCGCCCGCGCGCCGATCGGCATGGTCGCGCTGGCGATGGTGCTGCTGCTCCGCGGCGAGGGCCGAAGCTATGCCGATGCCGGCCTGGTGTCCGCGGCCGAGGCGGTCGCGTTCGCCGTTGCGTCGCCGATCTCCGGCCGGCTGATCGACCGCCGCACGCCCGCGCTCGTGCTCGCCGCCTACGGCATCGCGTTCCCAGTCGCGCTGGTCGCCGTGATGGGACTGGTCGTCTCCAACGCGCCGCTCTGGGCGATCATGGGCGCGGCGGCATGCGCCGGGATCGTGTTCCCGCCGATCGCGCCGACCGTGAGGATGCTCTGGCCGTCCCTGGTGGGGCCAGAACTCCAGCCCTCGGCGTTCGCTCTGGAGGCGACCTTGCAGGAGGTGCTGTTCGTTTCCGGGCCGCTGGTCGTCGGCGCGCTGGCGGGGATCGCCGGGCCTAAGGCCGGCGTCCTGGCCGCGGCGGGCGTCTCGCTGGTCGGCGTGCTCGGCTTCGCGGCCACCTCACCGGTGCGGCGCCATCGCCACCATCACGGCGAGCACCACGCCGGGCACCTGCTGCGAGCGCTCACGCCGCCCGCCGTGCGGCGAGTCGTCGCGTTCAGCGTCTGCTACGGGCTGGCGTTCGGCGCGGTGGAGGTGGCGATGCCGGCGTTCGCCGAGGATCACGGAGGGCGCTCGCTCGGGAGCGTCTGCCTGGCGGCCTGGTCGGCCGGCAGCCTGGCCGGGGGCCTGCTCGCCGCGGGTCACCGGCCGGTCGATCCGCCGCGCCGTCTGCGGCTGATCAGCGCGCTGTTCGCCGCCGGGCTGCTCCTGCCGTTGCTCGCGTGGTCGGTGCCTGCGATGGCGGTCGTCATGTTCCTTGCCGGGCTGCCGATCGCGCCCAGCTTTGCGCTGACCTACGGGATGGTGCAGGCGGCCGCGCTGCCCGGGACCCAGGCCGAGGTGTTCGGCTGGCTGAGCACGGCGATCGTGATCGGGGTGGCGGCGGGCGCCGCGTTGGGCGGCAGCCTGATCACCGGCGTGGGCACGAGCGCGTCGCTGGCGCTCGGGATCGGCGGGGCGCTCGCAGCGGTGGTCGTCGCCGCAGCGTCGGTGCATCGTCCGGCGCCCGCCTGA
- a CDS encoding ABC transporter permease, whose product MARALTGRIAGLAAVLAAISLGVFFIFNVIPGGDPALRLAGRHPTQENIRRIRHDWGFDRPLYVQYGDMMNRLFLKRDLISYQDQTPVVPAIRRGIPRTLSLAVGAAAIWLFFGTLVGVLSGLHQGRWLDRVLTVVALAGVSIPIFWLGAVALYLLTFKWHSNPLFSWIPAGGYVPLTQNPAAWASHLVLPWITLAVVSIGFYARVVRNSLLETRHQDYIRTARAKGLSPARVLLRHTLRTCLIPVVTLFGLDFGAAVGGTVILIEPIFGLEGVGQYAQESVAHLDLPPLMALTLYGAFFVVLFNTLADLAYLWLDPRSRTA is encoded by the coding sequence ATGGCTCGCGCCCTGACAGGACGGATCGCAGGTCTTGCCGCGGTGCTGGCCGCCATCTCGCTCGGCGTCTTCTTCATCTTCAACGTGATTCCGGGCGGCGACCCCGCGCTGCGGCTGGCCGGGCGCCACCCGACGCAGGAGAACATCCGCCGGATCCGGCACGACTGGGGCTTCGACCGCCCGCTCTACGTCCAGTACGGCGACATGATGAACCGGCTCTTCCTGAAGCGCGATCTGATCAGCTACCAGGATCAGACGCCGGTCGTCCCGGCCATCCGGCGCGGCATCCCGCGGACGCTGTCACTCGCCGTCGGGGCGGCGGCGATCTGGCTGTTCTTCGGCACCCTGGTCGGGGTGCTCTCCGGGCTGCATCAGGGGCGTTGGCTCGACCGCGTGCTGACGGTGGTGGCGCTGGCCGGCGTCTCCATCCCGATCTTCTGGCTCGGCGCTGTTGCGCTGTACCTGCTGACCTTCAAGTGGCACTCGAATCCACTGTTCTCATGGATTCCGGCCGGCGGCTACGTCCCGCTGACGCAGAACCCCGCGGCGTGGGCCAGCCATCTGGTGCTGCCGTGGATCACGCTGGCCGTCGTGTCGATCGGGTTCTACGCGCGCGTCGTACGGAACTCGCTACTCGAGACGCGCCACCAGGACTACATCCGCACGGCCCGGGCGAAGGGCCTCTCCCCCGCCCGCGTCCTGCTCCGCCACACCCTGCGTACCTGCCTGATCCCCGTCGTGACGCTGTTCGGCCTGGACTTCGGCGCGGCCGTCGGTGGCACGGTGATCCTGATCGAGCCCATCTTCGGCCTGGAGGGCGTCGGCCAGTACGCACAGGAATCGGTGGCGCACCTCGACCTGCCGCCGTTGATGGCGCTGACGCTCTACGGCGCGTTCTTCGTCGTCCTCTTCAACACGCTGGCGGATCTTGCCTACCTCTGGCTGGATCCGCGCAGCCGAACCGCGTGA
- a CDS encoding gamma-glutamyl-gamma-aminobutyrate hydrolase family protein (Members of this family of hydrolases with an active site Cys residue belong to MEROPS family C26.), with amino-acid sequence MAPVRLLVVGDHDTRIETHRGIDHTLTLLPADVDARWQRTDEPFSAADADALWFAPGTPYRDDGAVYTAIEHARSAGTPMYGTCGGLQYMAIEFARNVAGIGNAAHAETDPDAEQAVVAPLSCSLVGQRRTIHPVPGTRLAEIVGDAPFSGFHYCNYGISPAFRYRLETAGLVVSATAQDAGIEGIELPNHPFAMATLFQPQMESLETGMLHPLLEALVGAGRAAAGTVSPT; translated from the coding sequence ATGGCGCCTGTGCGACTGCTGGTGGTCGGCGACCACGACACGCGGATCGAGACGCACCGCGGGATCGACCACACGCTCACGCTGCTGCCCGCCGACGTGGACGCGCGATGGCAGCGCACGGACGAGCCGTTCTCCGCCGCCGACGCCGACGCCCTGTGGTTCGCGCCGGGGACGCCGTATCGCGACGACGGGGCCGTCTACACCGCGATCGAGCACGCGCGATCGGCCGGCACCCCGATGTACGGGACGTGCGGCGGGCTCCAGTACATGGCGATCGAGTTCGCGCGGAACGTCGCCGGGATCGGCAACGCCGCCCACGCCGAGACCGATCCGGATGCCGAGCAGGCCGTCGTCGCCCCGCTCTCCTGCAGCCTGGTCGGACAGCGCCGGACGATCCACCCGGTGCCGGGCACGCGTCTGGCGGAGATCGTCGGAGACGCGCCGTTCTCGGGCTTCCACTACTGCAACTACGGGATCAGCCCGGCGTTCCGCTACCGGCTCGAAACGGCCGGCCTGGTCGTCTCGGCCACGGCGCAGGACGCCGGTATCGAGGGCATCGAGCTGCCGAACCACCCGTTCGCGATGGCGACGCTGTTCCAGCCGCAGATGGAGTCGCTCGAGACGGGCATGCTGCACCCCCTGCTCGAGGCGCTGGTCGGCGCGGGACGAGCGGCTGCAGGCACCGTCTCGCCCACGTAG
- a CDS encoding heme-binding protein, with the protein MADGIVDRAEIGLDLALRLLDEVRRAAVVESLAVACAVVDPGGHVVASARMDGAALGAMKLAVDKAYTAVLWQTPTGYFMESTQPGGEDWGFTTTTEGRIVVYAGGLPVFDGARLAGAVGVSGGTGEQDETCARLALEAVGLAPPDAG; encoded by the coding sequence ATGGCGGACGGAATCGTTGATCGCGCGGAGATCGGCCTCGACCTGGCGCTGCGGCTGCTGGACGAGGTGCGCCGCGCTGCGGTGGTCGAGTCGCTGGCGGTCGCCTGCGCTGTCGTCGACCCCGGCGGCCACGTGGTGGCCAGCGCGAGGATGGACGGGGCGGCGCTCGGCGCGATGAAGCTCGCCGTGGACAAGGCGTACACCGCGGTGCTGTGGCAGACGCCGACCGGCTACTTCATGGAGAGCACCCAGCCGGGCGGCGAGGACTGGGGCTTCACCACGACCACCGAGGGGCGGATCGTGGTGTACGCAGGCGGCCTGCCGGTGTTCGACGGCGCCCGCCTGGCCGGCGCCGTCGGCGTCAGTGGCGGCACCGGCGAGCAGGACGAGACCTGCGCGCGCCTCGCCCTCGAGGCGGTCGGCCTGGCGCCCCCGGACGCCGGGTAG
- a CDS encoding ABC transporter substrate-binding protein, giving the protein MRCTVIVTTLVLALAAGCGSGNSTSAGAGGSPVNGGVLRGGIPDNPDHLDTGISFAVEGWELLEATNNGLLTFKKAGGGQQAVILPDIATAMPTVSADGRTYTLHVRPNVRFSPPVNRPVRPSDFQYAIERLFHVGSPGVGFYTDIVGADAYAAHRASHITGIVADDAAGTITFHLVKPDGAFLDDLAIPFAFAVPAGTPYRDISTDPRWRVGTGPYMVSSYVPRQKVVLTRNPNFHQWTPNSPDGHVNEVDITIGVTPEQAVNETIQGSLDWYMEAVPPDRFTALRQQYPAQTFLFPRNNVTYFSMNQRKPPFDKLAVRQAVNYAIDRNALVKIFGGQGIPSETVLPPGFGSSYSEHHLYPHALAKAKQLVAQAGATGSPVQVWTTNSPPAPAAAQYLASVLKQIGLVVTGVKQVDDSVYWDTLLTQSGDPQIAFNHFDQDFPEGEDFIDTTLNGEHIVNVGNNDVSNTNDPTLNAMIDRTKLMPLGAARNAQWARIDAYFMQHDAGWAPFLHLEQATFVSSRLHGLVFTGSYFELIPEMWLSK; this is encoded by the coding sequence ATGCGCTGCACGGTGATCGTCACGACCCTGGTACTCGCCCTCGCCGCGGGGTGTGGATCGGGCAACAGCACGTCCGCGGGCGCTGGTGGATCGCCGGTGAACGGCGGCGTGCTGCGCGGCGGCATCCCGGACAATCCCGACCATCTCGACACGGGGATCTCGTTCGCGGTCGAGGGGTGGGAGCTGCTCGAGGCGACGAACAACGGGCTGCTCACGTTCAAGAAGGCGGGTGGTGGCCAGCAGGCCGTGATCCTGCCCGACATCGCGACGGCGATGCCCACCGTCTCCGCCGACGGGCGCACGTACACGCTCCACGTCCGCCCGAACGTCCGCTTCTCGCCACCGGTGAACCGTCCCGTGCGACCGTCGGATTTCCAGTATGCGATCGAGCGGCTGTTCCATGTCGGCTCGCCGGGCGTCGGCTTCTACACCGACATCGTTGGCGCGGACGCGTACGCGGCGCACCGGGCGTCGCACATCACGGGCATCGTCGCCGACGATGCGGCCGGAACCATCACGTTCCATCTGGTCAAGCCCGACGGCGCGTTCCTGGACGATCTGGCGATCCCGTTCGCATTCGCCGTCCCGGCCGGAACACCGTACCGGGACATCTCGACCGACCCCCGGTGGCGCGTCGGCACCGGCCCGTACATGGTGTCGAGCTACGTCCCCCGCCAGAAGGTCGTGCTGACGCGCAACCCGAACTTCCACCAGTGGACGCCCAACTCGCCGGACGGCCACGTCAACGAGGTGGACATCACGATCGGCGTGACGCCCGAGCAGGCCGTGAACGAGACCATCCAGGGATCGCTCGACTGGTACATGGAGGCGGTTCCCCCCGACCGGTTCACCGCACTGCGGCAGCAGTACCCGGCGCAGACCTTCCTGTTTCCCCGCAACAACGTCACCTACTTCTCGATGAACCAGCGCAAGCCGCCGTTCGACAAGCTGGCGGTGCGCCAGGCCGTCAACTACGCGATCGACCGCAACGCCCTGGTCAAGATCTTCGGCGGGCAGGGCATCCCCTCCGAAACAGTGCTACCGCCCGGATTCGGGTCGAGCTACAGCGAGCACCACCTGTATCCGCACGCGCTCGCGAAGGCCAAGCAGCTGGTAGCACAGGCGGGTGCGACGGGCTCGCCGGTGCAGGTGTGGACGACGAACTCCCCGCCCGCCCCCGCAGCCGCCCAGTACCTCGCATCGGTGCTCAAGCAGATCGGGCTGGTCGTGACAGGCGTCAAACAGGTCGACGACTCGGTCTACTGGGACACCCTGCTCACGCAGTCCGGCGACCCGCAGATTGCATTCAACCACTTCGACCAGGACTTCCCCGAGGGCGAGGACTTCATCGACACGACGCTGAACGGCGAGCACATCGTCAACGTCGGCAACAACGACGTCTCGAACACCAATGACCCGACGCTCAACGCCATGATCGACCGCACCAAGCTGATGCCGCTGGGGGCCGCACGGAACGCACAATGGGCCAGGATCGACGCCTACTTCATGCAGCACGACGCCGGCTGGGCGCCGTTCCTGCACCTTGAGCAGGCCACGTTCGTGTCGTCCAGGCTGCACGGGCTCGTCTTCACCGGGTCGTACTTCGAACTGATCCCGGAGATGTGGCTGTCGAAGTGA
- a CDS encoding ABC transporter permease, which translates to MTGIGRLGRGLMHGYFVILAIFLYAPLVVLVIFAFNDSSVPTLPLSGFTTHWFRQAFGNADLTGSARRSLELAALDGVLATALGVLAAAGLAARRVFLRSVITTVLLLPLVVPYIVLAVGLVILLHQLSITTSLTAVLAGHIVISLPYSVLVILPRLRLLDASINEAARDLGASELWAFVLVTLPLLMPALVSSFLISFTISFDEFAIASFLAPAGSPTFPVFVYTGARTPLLQPEVIAIGSIVVIASLVLVVGAELVRRWWEGRLEGRKGDTAPAFAVGA; encoded by the coding sequence ATGACCGGCATCGGGCGCCTCGGCCGCGGGCTGATGCACGGCTACTTCGTGATTCTCGCGATCTTCCTGTACGCGCCGCTGGTGGTGCTCGTGATCTTCGCCTTCAACGACAGCTCGGTGCCCACCCTGCCGTTGAGCGGCTTCACGACGCACTGGTTCCGCCAGGCGTTCGGCAACGCCGATCTGACCGGCTCGGCGCGCCGCAGCCTCGAGCTGGCGGCGCTCGACGGCGTGCTGGCGACGGCGCTCGGGGTGCTGGCCGCCGCGGGGCTCGCCGCTCGCCGGGTGTTCCTGCGCAGCGTCATCACGACCGTCCTGCTGCTCCCGCTGGTCGTGCCGTACATCGTGCTCGCGGTCGGGCTCGTCATCCTGCTCCACCAGCTCAGCATCACGACCTCCCTGACCGCGGTGCTCGCCGGGCACATCGTCATCTCGCTGCCCTACTCGGTGCTCGTCATCCTCCCGCGCCTGCGGCTGCTCGACGCGTCGATCAACGAGGCCGCGCGCGACCTGGGCGCGTCGGAGCTGTGGGCGTTCGTGCTGGTGACGCTGCCGCTGCTGATGCCGGCGCTGGTCTCGTCGTTCCTGATCTCGTTCACGATCAGCTTCGACGAGTTCGCGATCGCGTCGTTCCTGGCACCGGCCGGCTCGCCCACGTTCCCGGTGTTCGTGTACACCGGCGCGCGCACGCCGCTGCTGCAGCCGGAGGTGATCGCCATCGGCAGCATCGTGGTGATCGCGTCGCTGGTGCTGGTGGTCGGCGCCGAGCTGGTGCGGCGCTGGTGGGAGGGGCGGCTGGAGGGCAGGAAGGGCGACACCGCGCCGGCGTTCGCCGTCGGCGCCTGA
- a CDS encoding ABC transporter permease produces MSATSQTRTMPHPAGRRRRRMRLPRGLLAIPPTLYVLALLLGPIVLIGLYSFNLKTQYPGMPTAFSTTDWHDFLRGAHNVFRARFIYSMKVTLIVSVGCVLAAYPLAYYLAFVARARRYTLLLLILAPFFTSYLLRVIAWRIILSNNGVVDWILWHVHLTDKGHPPSWLIFSNFSVGLVLFYTWVPFVALPIFVVLENMDRRVLEAAQDLGATSFTAFLRVTLPLSLPGVMAGFVFVLIPTTGEFIAPLLVGGPSNYMFGNAIQSLFASTADWNYGSVLALWLVAVVVVLMIVFGRYLSADLQEPEAT; encoded by the coding sequence GTGAGCGCGACCTCGCAGACCCGCACCATGCCGCATCCGGCCGGGCGCCGCCGGCGCCGGATGCGGCTTCCGCGCGGTCTGCTCGCCATCCCGCCGACGCTGTATGTGCTCGCGCTCCTGCTCGGCCCGATCGTCCTGATCGGGCTCTACAGCTTCAACCTGAAGACGCAGTACCCGGGCATGCCGACCGCGTTCTCGACGACCGACTGGCACGACTTCCTGCGCGGGGCACACAACGTGTTCCGCGCCCGCTTCATCTACTCGATGAAGGTGACGCTGATCGTCTCGGTCGGGTGCGTGCTGGCCGCCTACCCGCTCGCGTACTACCTCGCGTTCGTCGCCCGGGCACGGCGCTACACGCTGCTCCTGCTCATCCTCGCGCCATTCTTCACGAGCTACCTGCTGCGCGTGATCGCCTGGCGGATCATCCTCAGCAACAACGGCGTGGTGGACTGGATCCTCTGGCACGTGCACCTCACCGACAAGGGCCACCCGCCCTCCTGGCTGATCTTCTCGAACTTCTCGGTCGGCCTGGTGCTGTTCTACACCTGGGTGCCGTTCGTGGCGCTGCCGATCTTCGTCGTGCTCGAGAACATGGATCGCCGGGTGCTCGAGGCCGCACAGGATCTCGGTGCGACCAGCTTCACCGCCTTCCTGCGTGTGACGCTGCCGCTCAGCCTCCCCGGCGTGATGGCCGGGTTCGTGTTCGTGCTGATCCCGACCACGGGGGAGTTCATCGCGCCCCTGCTCGTCGGCGGCCCGTCCAACTACATGTTCGGCAACGCGATCCAGAGCCTGTTCGCGAGCACCGCAGACTGGAACTACGGCTCCGTGCTCGCCCTGTGGCTGGTGGCCGTGGTCGTCGTCCTGATGATCGTCTTCGGCCGGTATCTGAGCGCCGACCTGCAGGAGCCGGAGGCGACATGA
- a CDS encoding complex I subunit 5 family protein, with product MTSADAAPLAVAVPLLASAGVAALVSLKAQRAAQAIAIAAAAATAVLCAVLLHTSRTDAVVYWFGGWHPRHGVAIGVDFAVDPLGAGFALLAALLVTTGLIAGIRYFEGLGQVLFSGLMLILLAGIVGFSLSGDLFNMFGFFEVVNVTAIALTVHQNEEEAPIQGAVNFLVANAAGAIMILVGIGLLYGHTGALNLAQIGRATAADPDAAAVVVGLAVIGVGLFTKAGLAPFHFWLVDAYAAAPAPVAVVFPGVMCELGLLGFVRVMHLATGATLNAHASAMSDVLLAGGAVTAVVGAVGCLVQQHLKRLIAFATVAHIGAFMVGIGLLDPEGLSGTAIWVVGDAFAKAALFIVAGHVLRSFGTADIGMLHGRGRTLPAAGVLFALGALVVSAVPPTGVFVGKSVVDAAAETAGDPWVPYLLLAVSALVGGSLLAAGGRVFLGIGVPVPTRPREGDGGEPSGSRRPGVVLLLPGILLAAAFLMPLVPDLTAESHRAAEHVTDRSSYAAHVLDGTPQHVPLPEVPGLKPKDWALGFAATAGALAVAAASLLGARRLGELSLGRAAVRLLRAPYTGRTGDQVAWMLVGAAAFTTAVTFAAR from the coding sequence ATGACCAGCGCGGACGCAGCCCCGCTCGCCGTCGCCGTGCCGCTGCTGGCCTCGGCCGGCGTTGCGGCCCTCGTCAGCCTCAAGGCCCAGCGGGCAGCGCAGGCGATCGCGATTGCGGCCGCTGCTGCGACGGCAGTGCTCTGTGCCGTGCTCCTGCACACGTCGCGTACCGACGCGGTGGTCTACTGGTTCGGGGGATGGCACCCGCGCCACGGGGTTGCGATCGGCGTCGACTTCGCCGTCGATCCGCTCGGTGCGGGGTTCGCCCTCCTGGCGGCGCTCTTGGTGACGACCGGACTGATCGCCGGGATCCGGTACTTCGAGGGGTTGGGACAGGTCCTGTTCAGCGGGCTGATGCTGATCCTGCTCGCGGGGATCGTCGGCTTCTCGCTGAGCGGCGACCTGTTCAACATGTTCGGGTTCTTCGAGGTGGTCAACGTGACGGCGATCGCGCTGACGGTGCACCAGAACGAGGAGGAGGCGCCGATCCAGGGCGCCGTCAACTTCCTCGTCGCGAACGCCGCCGGCGCCATCATGATCCTTGTCGGGATCGGCCTGCTCTACGGCCACACCGGGGCGCTCAACCTGGCACAGATCGGCCGGGCCACGGCCGCGGATCCCGACGCGGCCGCCGTCGTGGTGGGGCTGGCCGTGATCGGCGTCGGGCTGTTCACCAAGGCCGGACTGGCCCCGTTCCACTTCTGGCTCGTCGACGCCTACGCGGCGGCGCCCGCTCCCGTCGCGGTCGTCTTCCCGGGAGTGATGTGCGAGCTGGGGTTGCTCGGGTTCGTGCGCGTCATGCACCTGGCCACGGGCGCGACGCTGAACGCCCACGCGTCTGCGATGTCGGACGTGCTGCTGGCCGGAGGTGCCGTCACGGCGGTGGTCGGGGCGGTGGGATGCCTGGTGCAGCAGCACCTCAAGCGGTTGATCGCCTTTGCGACCGTCGCGCACATCGGCGCGTTCATGGTGGGCATCGGGCTGCTCGACCCAGAGGGCCTGAGCGGCACCGCGATATGGGTCGTGGGGGACGCGTTCGCGAAGGCGGCGCTCTTCATCGTGGCGGGCCACGTGCTGCGATCGTTCGGCACCGCGGACATCGGCATGCTTCACGGGCGCGGGCGCACGCTGCCGGCGGCCGGGGTGCTCTTCGCGCTCGGGGCGCTCGTCGTCTCGGCGGTTCCGCCGACCGGCGTCTTCGTCGGCAAGTCGGTCGTCGATGCCGCCGCGGAGACGGCCGGGGATCCGTGGGTGCCCTACCTGCTGCTGGCGGTCTCCGCCCTCGTCGGCGGCTCGCTGCTCGCCGCCGGCGGGCGGGTCTTTCTCGGCATCGGCGTGCCCGTCCCGACGCGACCGCGCGAGGGTGACGGCGGGGAGCCGTCAGGCTCACGCCGGCCCGGCGTGGTGCTCCTGTTGCCGGGGATCCTGCTGGCGGCCGCGTTCCTGATGCCGCTCGTGCCCGACCTGACCGCCGAGTCGCACCGCGCCGCCGAGCACGTCACCGACCGGTCGAGCTATGCGGCGCACGTCCTCGACGGCACCCCTCAGCACGTGCCGCTTCCGGAGGTGCCGGGCCTCAAGCCGAAGGATTGGGCGCTCGGGTTCGCAGCGACGGCCGGCGCACTCGCCGTCGCGGCCGCGTCGTTGCTCGGAGCCCGGCGGCTGGGGGAGCTCTCGCTCGGCCGCGCGGCCGTCCGGCTCCTGCGCGCCCCGTACACGGGCCGCACCGGCGATCAGGTTGCATGGATGCTGGTGGGAGCCGCGGCGTTCACGACGGCGGTCACGTTCGCGGCTCGCTAG
- a CDS encoding acyl-CoA dehydrogenase family protein, giving the protein MTAADRARDIGIDLTEEQLALVGLAQDFARQEIRPVAAEVDEHGEAEVRWDLVEKAHALGLTTYMLPEEVGGGGIRDCFTQCLITEELSWGDGGLSGMISSAGFFGTTIFEIGTPEQQQRFLAPICAEGRPPLTALATTEPDFGSDAAGMQALATRVEGGYRLSGQKTWVSNGGVAEWYMVFAQTTPGSRSKGITAFVLHRDDPGLTTGAPMRKLGDRGIINSELFLDDVFVADDRRIGEEGQGFYGLMGTFDESRITLAAGCVGIARAATEYAIAYARDREQFGKPIIEHQAVGFRLADMQTRLDAARLLTWRAARRYDSGKRSSKEASMAKVYASEAAMFCTWGAVQTLGGWGYSREYPVEKWFRDAKLEEIWEGTSDIQRLIIARHLRDGG; this is encoded by the coding sequence ATGACGGCGGCAGATCGCGCGCGGGACATCGGAATCGACCTGACGGAGGAGCAGCTGGCACTCGTCGGGCTTGCGCAGGACTTCGCCCGGCAGGAGATCCGGCCGGTGGCCGCAGAGGTGGACGAGCACGGCGAGGCGGAGGTTCGGTGGGACCTGGTCGAGAAGGCGCATGCGCTCGGCTTGACCACGTACATGCTGCCCGAGGAGGTCGGCGGCGGCGGTATCCGCGACTGCTTCACGCAGTGCCTCATCACCGAGGAGCTGTCATGGGGCGACGGCGGCCTCTCCGGGATGATCTCCTCGGCCGGGTTCTTCGGCACGACGATCTTCGAGATCGGCACGCCGGAGCAGCAGCAGCGGTTCCTCGCGCCGATCTGCGCTGAGGGCAGGCCGCCGTTGACCGCGTTGGCGACAACCGAGCCGGACTTCGGAAGCGACGCGGCCGGCATGCAGGCGCTGGCGACCCGGGTCGAGGGCGGTTACCGGTTGTCCGGGCAGAAGACATGGGTGTCGAACGGCGGCGTTGCCGAGTGGTACATGGTCTTCGCGCAGACGACGCCGGGAAGCCGGAGCAAGGGGATCACCGCGTTCGTGCTGCACCGGGACGATCCCGGACTCACGACCGGCGCGCCGATGCGCAAGCTGGGCGACCGCGGAATCATCAACTCGGAGCTGTTCCTCGACGACGTGTTCGTGGCCGACGACCGCCGCATCGGCGAGGAGGGACAGGGGTTCTACGGGCTGATGGGCACCTTCGACGAATCCCGCATCACGCTGGCCGCCGGCTGCGTCGGGATCGCGCGCGCCGCGACGGAGTACGCCATCGCGTACGCGCGGGACCGCGAGCAGTTCGGCAAGCCGATCATCGAGCACCAGGCGGTCGGGTTCCGGCTGGCCGACATGCAGACGCGCCTGGACGCAGCGCGGCTGCTGACCTGGCGTGCAGCACGGCGCTACGACAGCGGCAAGCGGTCGTCCAAGGAGGCATCGATGGCGAAGGTCTACGCCAGCGAGGCGGCCATGTTCTGCACCTGGGGGGCGGTTCAGACGCTCGGCGGCTGGGGGTACTCGCGCGAGTACCCGGTCGAGAAGTGGTTCCGCGACGCCAAGCTCGAGGAGATCTGGGAGGGCACCTCTGACATCCAGCGGCTGATCATCGCACGGCATCTGCGCGACGGCGGTTGA
- a CDS encoding TetR/AcrR family transcriptional regulator, translating into MRRQTSSHPRLTPERRRQQIVRAARASILERGLASTSVREVARAAGVSLGTVTYHFATIDELLTEVLSVTLRDFYRPRRRRMPADATAVDRLRVLIRDHFASPDLYEQCVIWLEYWPRAIHVASARAWRRRRYGAYHRYIARVLAAGGEAGEFTVDDPAELATEFLALFDGLSVALVVEDIDMRFAERSLERFLETRLGVDIAA; encoded by the coding sequence ATGCGCCGGCAGACCAGCAGCCACCCACGCCTGACACCGGAGCGGCGGCGCCAGCAGATCGTGCGGGCGGCGCGGGCGTCCATCCTCGAGCGCGGCCTCGCATCGACCAGCGTCCGCGAGGTGGCGCGCGCGGCGGGCGTCTCGCTCGGCACGGTGACCTACCACTTCGCGACCATCGACGAGCTCCTGACCGAGGTGCTGAGCGTGACGTTGCGCGACTTCTACCGCCCACGGCGACGGCGCATGCCGGCCGACGCGACCGCGGTCGACCGGCTGCGCGTCCTCATCCGCGACCACTTCGCGTCGCCGGATCTCTACGAGCAGTGCGTGATCTGGCTCGAGTACTGGCCGCGTGCAATCCACGTCGCCTCGGCGCGGGCCTGGCGCCGGCGGCGCTACGGCGCGTACCATCGCTACATCGCCCGGGTGCTGGCGGCCGGCGGCGAAGCGGGCGAGTTCACGGTCGACGACCCGGCCGAGCTCGCCACCGAGTTCCTGGCGCTGTTCGACGGGTTGTCGGTGGCGCTGGTGGTCGAGGACATCGACATGCGGTTCGCCGAGCGTTCGCTGGAGCGGTTTCTGGAGACCCGGCTGGGGGTCGACATCGCCGCCTGA